Proteins from a single region of Hordeum vulgare subsp. vulgare chromosome 6H, MorexV3_pseudomolecules_assembly, whole genome shotgun sequence:
- the LOC123401813 gene encoding protein GRAVITROPIC IN THE LIGHT 1-like, which yields MIRPSSKESLNYDNNSQKVYPQPIDMNQNMGSMIGRIFNNISSLKAAYIQLQEAHTPYDPDKIQTADKLVIDELTSLSELKHTYRERNPKPVAASPQDSRLLSEIQEQQNLLKTYEVMVKKFQSQIQNRDTEITHLQQQTDEAKHRKTKLEKKLKQRGLLNKESEESDEEESYFSVELTPSLFTSTADNAYQSIHEFSKPLINMMKAAGWDLDAAANAIEPDVVYTRRAHKKYAFESYICQRIFSGFHQENFSIDAANATVSNEAFFHQFLAVRAMDPLDVLSQNPDSVFGKFCRSKYLLLVHPKMEGSFFGNMDQRNYVMSGGHPRTPFYQAFLKLAKSIWLLHRLAYSFDPKVRVFQVKKGSEFSEIHMESIVKNIILDENAERPRVDLMVMPGFLIGTSVIQSRVYLSGVKCAD from the coding sequence ATGATCCGGCCCAGCTCCAAGGAGTCACTAAATTATGACAACAATAGCCAGAAAGTTTATCCTCAACCCATTGATATGAATCAGAACATGGGCAGTATGATTGGAAGGATATTCAACAACATATCCTCTTTAAAGgctgcatatattcagctgcagGAAGCTCACACCCCATATGACCCGGACAAGATACAAACTGCTGATAAGCTTGTCATAGATGAGCTCACGAGCCTTTCAGAACTCAAGCATACTTACAGAGAGAGAAATCCTAAGCCAGTAGCAGCATCACCTCAAGATTCACGCTTGCTTTCTGAAATACAGGAGCAGCAGAACTTGTTAAAGACATACGAGGTCATGGTAAAGAAGTTCCAGTCCCAGATCCAGAACAGAGATACTGAGATTACCCACTTACAGCAGCAAACCGATGAGGCCAAACATCGGAAAACAAAACTGGAGAAGAAATTGAAGCAAAGGGGCTTACTTAACAAGGAATCAGAGGAatctgatgaagaggagagctACTTCTCTGTTGAGCTGACACCAAGTTTGTTTACATCTACTGCTGATAATGCATACCAATCAATACATGAGTTCTCAAAGCCCTTGATCAACATGATGAAAGCTGCAGGTTGGGATCTTGATGCTGCTGCTAACGCAATTGAACCTGATGTAGTTTACACAAGGAGAGCTCACAAGAAGTATGCATTTGAGTCCTATATCTGCCAGAGAATCTTCAGTGGTTTCCATCAAGAGAACTTCTCGATTGACGCTGCTAATGCTACTGTTTCCAATGAGGCTTTCTTCCATCAATTCCTTGCAGTACGAGCCATGGATCCTTTGGATGTATTGAGCCAAAACCCAGATTCAGTTTTCGGAAAGTTCTGCAGAAGCAAATACCTATTACTTGTGCACCCAAAGATGGAAGGTTCTTTCTTTGGCAACATGGATCAGAGAAACTACGTCATGAGCGGTGGGCATCCAAGGACACCTTTCTATCAGGCATTTCTTAAGTTGGCGAAGTCCATATGGTTGTTGCACAGGCTGGCCTACTCTTTCGACCCAAAGGTCAGGGTCTTCCAAGTGAAGAAGGGAAGCGAGTTCTCGGAGATTCACATGGAAAGCATCGTGAAGAACATCATCTTGGATGAGAATGCCGAGAGGCCTCGAGTCGACTTGATGGTGATGCCTGGTTTCTTGATCGGGACTAGCGTCATACAGTCTCGAGTGTACCTTTCTGGTGTAAAATGTGCCGACTGA